The following nucleotide sequence is from Trifolium pratense cultivar HEN17-A07 linkage group LG2, ARS_RC_1.1, whole genome shotgun sequence.
GTGGTATAGATTTTGTGAGGCAGAAAAATAAAGTCCTTGCCACTAGTATTGTTGCGTCAGGGGGCTATTCTGATGACTTAGATAATACAGATGTTTTGATATATACAGGGCAGGGTGGAAATGTGATGAGCAGTGATAAAGACCCAGAAGATCAGAAGCTTGAAAGGGGCAACCTTGCTCTGAAGACCAGCAGTGAGGAAAAGAATCCTGTTAGGGTGATACGGGGTTCGGAATCAATGGATGGAAAAAGCAAGATATATGTTTATGATGGACTTTATCTAGTTGAGTCATGTTGGCAGGAAATGGGGTCACATGGGAAGCTGGTTTATAAGTTTCGCTTGCGAAGAATCCCAGGTCAAACCGAGCTTGCCTTGAAGGAACTGAAGAAATCTAAAAAGTTCAAAATAAGAGAAGGTCAATGCGTCAAAGATATTTCCTACGGTAAAGAGAGAATTCCCGTATGTGCTGTGAACACCATAGACGACGAGAAGCCCCCTCCATTTAAATACATAACTAAGATGATATATCCTGATCGTTGCAATCTTGTCCCTCCAGAAGGCTGTGGTTGTACTAATGGATGCTCTGACCATGCAAAATGTTCCTGTGTACTAAAAAATGGGGGGGAAATTCCTTATAATCATAATGGGGCTATTGTAGAAGCAAAGTCTGTAGTCTATGAGTGTGGGCCTAAATGCAAGTGCCCTCCAACCTGCCATAACAGGGTGAGCCAACTTGGCATAAATATTcaacttgaaatttttaaaaccaaTTCAATGGGGTGGGGTGTAAGATCCCTAAATTCCATTCCTTCAGGAAGTTTTATCTGTGAATATATAGGAGAGGTTCTTGAAGACAAGGAAGCTGAACAAAGAACTGGTAATGATGAGTATCTTTTTGATATTGGAAATAACAAAACCAACAATACTCTTTGGGATGGACTTTCGACACTTATACCAGATTCACACTCAAGTTCATGTGAAGTAGTGAATGATGTTGGCTTCACTATCGATGCCGCTCAGTTTGGTAATGTGGGGAGATTCATCAACCACAGTTGCTCCCCCAATCTCTATGCTCAGAATGTCCTTTATGATCATCATGACATCAGGATTCCTCACGTCATGTTATTTGCTGCTGAGAACATTCCTCCCTTGCAAGAGCTGAGTTACGATTACAATTATATGATAGATCAAGTCCGTGATTCTGATGGCAATATCAAAAAGAAGTACTGCTATTGTGGTTCTGTGGAGTGTACTGGTAGGTTGTATTAAGGTCTGCCATGTTAATTGTTGGAACGtagtttttttagtttttcaaattcaaactaaaaTCCCAAAACATTGAACTTAATTTTTAGCCATGTTTGCTTGATGATTATTCTGAGTTGGCCAGCAATGCTATGTTGTTTGAGCCATGGAAATTTATGGTGaagttttacaattttttaaaatttcaattgttttCTCACCACCAAGGTCAAACCCCTGTGTGTCAATTTGGTCCTTTGCTCCTTTTGCTGCTTCTGCAATGAAGTGTTATTTGTTTGCTTCACTTCCTGTATCTTTGTTAGTAATTGAATATTATTGGGAGTGTTGTGAAGTTGATTTTCACTGTGAATCTaatgaaacaaattaaatttatttgacattttgttattgtttccCATAGGTTTCCTCCTCCGGAGGTAATCATATTTGAGGAACTGTCGGACACTTCATGTGGACACATCTTCCAGTTGGGGTTCAAACTTTAGTTGTGGAAGTCTGTCTAGCTCCTTTCTTGAGACCCATTCATGTTGGTTGTTTTTGACTTTATGTTAAGCAACTCTATATGAAtgtaaaaaatactataaaaatttTTGACTTTATGTTAAGCAACTCTATATGAATGtaaaaatatactataaatttttttgactttATTATGTTAAGCAACTCTATACGAATGTAAAAatatactataaaaaattacaattacaTCTTCAGGACCACTATTAAGCTTCCCATTTAATTTATCTATGCATTTGTATTAAACATAGGAGATAGTACAACGGGGTATGGGGTTGGAAGATGCTGGCACTTTAAGAAATCCTGTGGCTTTTAATCTCTTTTCTTTACATCTGGTTAGGGTCGACCTAACCAAAAGTAAGACCTTAAACAAAGTTTGTATACTACGAGATGTAAAGAATTGACAGTTATTGTAGTAAATTGAGGCGTAAAATATTTCAAAGGCATTGACAGGTATTAATGTTAGTATAATAAGTTATAGTTTGATTCTGAAGCTGTAGCATTATCTAACCAAACTTTCACAAGAATATTAGCATactcattggatttcttatgaCATCAGAAGCCAAACACACAACCAAAGGTGAAAAGACAATTTATTTAGTACATAAATCCTCACAGTTTTAGTACAAGTACAAACAAATTGCACTTCACCCACCCACTAGTAGTAGTTGAACATTAGTTTTTAGAATGACACAACAAGAAACAATAAAATACCAATAATCTAGTTCTATAAGTGCATTTGTTTTTAATCAAACTGAATTTGCGAGTCATAAACAGCCCCAGCTTCCCAATCACTAGAGATAACATTCTTGGATTCCACCCAATAAAGGCCACCACTACCACTCACTTGTAACCTCAACTTTATAGGACCTCTTGGAGGGTTCTCTGCATAAAAAACTACCCCAAACACCCTACGCATTGGTCTCCACTCTTGGCAATCTTCCTGTTCCATTACCATTTCAAGATACCCAATTCAATTTCAAGTAATGTAACAAAATGTATAAATactctcaaaacaaaaatatctacatgcaaaaaaaattaaattaggcttaaatatacatttggtcccttacttttattttaggttttaatttggtcatttacgtttaaaaagtatcaatttggtcccttacatttccattaggtttcaatttagtcatttccgtcagTTTTGTCATATGTGGCAGTCAGTTCgcatatgtggacagacacgtggACACTTTGACACACTGACATGCGTATAGTTCAAACTGtattagtgacaaaactaacggaaatgattaaattaaaacttaatagaaatgtaagggaccaaattgataccttttaaacgtaagagaccaaattaaaatataaaataaatgtatggGAATATAGTTAagctattaaattaaattggcttagatatataatttttcttctagaaatcaatgttttataaaaggGACAAAATCAATTGGTTCAACCAGTTGACTCGAGAACCTTAACAATTTACCGTTTTGTTTGATCTTGCTGAACCGCAGTTGATTtggtatgtgtttggttctgcggtggacataattgattttgacagaattgattttgatagaattgatttatgtttggatatattaatacaaaagtgagttgaacaaagaatttgagtgtaaaaattaattctagaatgagaagctacaatttctagcttcaagtagaatctaTTTTGGATGcagaatcaattttactttTGAGAAACCGAACAAGTAAGAATCCATTCTACATGTCCAGAATTAATTTGGTTGCTctagaattgaaaccaaatatACActaaatctatttttatttttttcatttatttatttgtcattCAGTTCAAAATGAGTTGGAATCTGGTGAGCTCTTCAAAACATATCTCAAGATTGTCACAATGAGCTAAACTCACGTCCTTGCGGAATATGAGTCTGTCTACTCATTACAAACCAAATCAAGCTCGACGGAAAAGActcattttatattaatttcatATCTTAAAACAACAAATGAAAATATGTATACCTGTCACAATTGAATACTCAGTTATATCATTTGTTCCACCAACATAGAAAATGATAATCGCCAAGTAGTGAGGGTTTTTGCTGCGTTCATGACCTTAAGCAAGATGTTATAACCATTGTATTTGCAAGGGACTCTTTTATATTCTATATCAACCACACCATATTTGAAAAGTTCTGCAGATGCATCAGCATTTATGCCCAATCTTAAATAGCCACGTGGACCACCGTAACAAATGatttaatgaatatgaattttataaaatttactatttaaaagtttatactccctccgatcctaaAAATAAGaggaagtttattttttaattcattgagaatttaatgtatctgattCATAATATTGTCTAGATATATTAGATTCTCAATCAATGtaaaaagtaaactttctcttatatttatgacTGAAGGGAACATCatataaataattcataaaaaaatttagaaaaattaaaaattacgatatgatattaaaaatcatttgatatatgtgatttgtattttttgatataattcGGGACCAAGAGAGTAGGATataaatttcttaattgttgATGAAATTAAGTAGTAGTGAACAAGTAGAGTTATTACTTGGTGGTAGCATAGCATGCACCACAAACACAACCCAGATCCATTCTTCCACAAGCTCCCTCTAAAAGCattattaaaaatgtaaaaattagtTAGAGTTTGTACTACATACATAATTACTTTGTTAATTCCCCACAACTTCTCTAAGCTATTCATTCTTCGTCTTCACCCTAAGTTTCAGATTCAAGCCCGTTTCTTCAAGGGAAGCTTCAGATTCTCCTCAAATTCTTCAATTAAAGTTCAAAATCACTTTCAGGTTCACTTCTCACTCGTTactgttgaatttttttatttattattcccAATTTTTTCATCATAAATTGCTAATTAGGTATATGTTTTGATTATTCCAATTAGGTATTCATGTGTAATAATAAAAGtactataaaataattgaatataGTTTCATGGGAattatatttatgaattttcTGCCATTTTCTCAATGGAACACAAACAATATACAAGTATCAGATGCTTATTGTATCCGATATGTGGTCATTCCTTGAAAATTTAGGATACAATATGTTAAGGATACTTCATTTGTAATGGTCTTCTTGATTATGTCAGTTACCAACTTAGGTTACTTAAAATAGAAATGTCTTCTTGTTCATGTTGTTTTGGTCTCAACGTTTGCATTTGGTGAGGTAGCTATGCATGATGATGACTCAACGTCCTTGTCATCCAATATCGATATAGGTGGTTCTGGTGTTCGTATGGAAGAGGCTGTAACTAAAAGGTATCCTCCTCGTAGAGAAGTTGCAGCAGCGATCAGAGATTTTCCACGTATATTTGGACGCAATGCTCCCCTTCTTACTACGGACGAGTGTTTAAGGGAGCCCTCTTCTGCGATCAGAGATTTTCCACATTTATGTGGACCCAATGCTCCCCTTCTTACTACGGACGAGTGTTTAAGGGAGCTCTCTTCTTTGAATAAAAAGAGAATGGGTCAAACTGACGTAAAAGAAGTGGATAATAACGAGAGAAAGCTTGCTAACATCGTTCAAGCTGACTCTGAAGGGAATGCTACACAAAGAGTTAAGAAGATGGATGTAGTTGAACCATCTTCTGAGATGAGATTGGCACTGGATAACACAAGAGAAAAGAACACTCAACTTTCTGAAAAATATAATCACCATCAGGTTAACATAAATCCAAAGGTAGTGGTTAAAGAGGAAAACACAAACACTGTACAGCTTGAGGGAACATCAGGCAGAAAAATAGTGCTAGGTTTTATTTCTAAATCAGAATGTCCTTGGAGATCTGATCTCAGTCCCCCCAAATTTAAACCAGCATTAATAGGTGGCCCAGATGAAAGGAAGGGAAAGAAAGTTGATTATTATGCCCAACTAGACAGGTCTAAAACTGCTGTCAAGACAAAACATGTACCTAATCATTCTGGGCACGTGCAGTTGAAAAAGAATAATGGAAATGCTACTTCTGATTGCATGGGTGAATTAGTAAGACGGGAGAATAATTCTCTAGACCCTAAACATAAAAACTTTAAACGCGTCCCAAAATCATATGGTGTTAATGTTCCTCCTCTTGGTCGTAGTAATTTCAGTGGTCATCAGAATGACTCAATGGCCCGAAATAAAGTGAAGAATGCATTGCGCCTGTTCCAAGTTGTTTCTAGAAAGCTTTTGCAGGAAGCGGAAGCAAAAGCAAAGTCAAACGAGaaagaaagaaggaggtttGATTTACAAGCTGCGAAAATACTTAAGGAGAAAGGGTACTATGTTAACGAAGGGGATAAGATCTTGGGATCTGTCCCTGGGGTTGAAGTCGGTGATGAATTTCAATATAGAATAGAGCTTAATGTAATTGGCCTTCATCGCCAGATTCAGGGTGGTATAGATTATGTGAAGCAGAAAAATAAAGTCCTTGCAACTAGTATTGTTGCGTCAGGGGGCTATTCTGATGAATTAGATAATACAGATGTTTTGATATATACAGGGCAGGGTGGAAATGTGATGTGCAGTGATAAAGACCCAGAAGATCAGAAGCTTGAAAGGGGCAACCTTGCTCTGAAGAACAGCAGCGAGGAAAAGAATCCTGTTAGGGTGATACGGGGTTCGGAATCAATGGATGGGAAAAGCAAGATATATGTTTATGATGGACTTTATATAGTTGAGTCATGTTGGCAGGAAATGGGGTCACATGGGAAGCTGGTTTATAAGTTTCGCTTGCGAAGAATCCCAGGTCAACCAGCCTTGAAGGAactaaaaaaatctaaaagtaAATTAATTTGACTTTTTGTTATTGTTGCCCATAGGTTTCCTCCTCCGTAGGTAATCGTATTTGAGGAACTGTCGGACACTTCATGTGGACACATCTTCCAGTTGAAGTTTAAACTTTAGTTAAGAAGATGATAGAATTAACAGTTATTGTAGTAAATTGAGGCGTAAAATATTTCAAAGGCATTGACAGGTATTAATGTTAGTATAATAAGTTATAGTTTGATTCTGAATCTGTAGAATTATTTAACCAAACTATCACAAGAATATTAGCATattcattggatttcttatgaCATCAGAAGCCAAACACAAGCAAAGGAGAAATGACAATTTATTTAGTACATAAATCCCCCACAGTTTTAGTACAAGTACAAAGTGCACTCCACCCACCCACTAGTAGTACACAGGAACATTAACTTTTAGAATGACACAAACAAGAAACAATAAAATACTAGTAATCTAGTTccaatctatatctatataagTGCATTTGTTTTTAATCAAACTGAATTTGTGAGTCATAAACAGCCCCAGCTTCCCAGTCACTGGAGATAACATTCTTGGATTCCACCCAATAAAGGCCACCACTACCACTCACTTGTAACCTCAACTTTATAGGACCTCTTGGAGGGTTCTCTGCATCAAACACTACCCCAAACACCCTACGCATTGGTCTCCACTCTTGGCAATCTTCCTGTTTCATTACCATTTCAAGATACCCAATTCAATTTCAAGTAATGTAACGAAATGtataaataatcaaaacaaaaatatctacatgcaaaaataataaaattggcttaaatataattttacttcaaaaaatcaatgttttaaaaaatggaCAAAATCAGTCGTTCAACTGGTTGAATCATGAGCCTTAACActttaatatttgatttgatcTTGGTTATGCTGCTTTCTGGTTGAACCGTGGTTGATTCAATatgttttcatttatttatttgtcatttAGTTCAAAATGAGCTGGAGTGTGGTGAACTCTTTAGGACAGGTTTCAAAATTGTCAGCATGATCTAAACAAACCGAATCAACCTCGGCTGAAAAGactcattttattatattaattttatatcttaaacaaaaaatgaaaatatgtataCCTGCCACAATTGAACATCAGTTATATCATTTGTTCCACCAACATAGAGAATGATAATAGCCAAGTAGTGAGGGTTTTTGCTGCGTTCATGGACCTTAAGCAAGATGTTATAACCATTGTATTTGCAAGGGACTCTTCTATATTCTATATCAACCACACCATATTTGAAAAGTTCTGCAGATGCATCAGCATTTATACCCAATCTTGAATAGCCACGTGGACTCATTATGAAATCTGTCCTATCTCCCGCACCATGATCGGTCACC
It contains:
- the LOC123908193 gene encoding histone-lysine N-methyltransferase, H3 lysine-9 specific SUVH6-like isoform X1 encodes the protein MHDDDSTSLSSNIDIGGSGVRMEEAVTKRYPPRREVAAAIRDFPRIFGRNAPLLTTDECLREPSSAIRDFPHLCGPNAPLLTTDECLRELSSLNKKRMGQTDVKEVDNNERKLANIVQADSEGNATQRVKKMDVVEPSSEMRLALDNTREKNTQLSEKYNHHQVNINPKVVVKEENTNTVQLEGTSGRKIVLGFISKSECPWRSDLSPPKFKPALIGGPDERKGKKVDYYAQLDRSKTAVKTKHVPNHSGHVQLKKNNGNATSDCMGELVRRENNSLDPKHKNFKRVPKSYGVNVPPLGRSNFSGHQNDSMARNKVKNALRLFQVVSRKLLQEAEAKAKSNEKERRRFDLQAAKILKEKGYYVNEGDKILGSVPGVEVGDEFQYRIELNVIGLHRQIQGGIDYVKQKNKVLATSIVASGGYSDELDNTDVLIYTGQGGNVMCSDKDPEDQKLERGNLALKNSSEEKNPVRVIRGSESMDGKSKIYVYDGLYIVESCWQEMGSHGKLVYKFRLRRIPGQPALKELKKSKSKLI
- the LOC123908196 gene encoding expansin-like B1 produces the protein MELHFKHQIGLVCVILLLPIMCNSQDSFICSRATYYGSPDCYGNPKGACGYGDYGQTVNDGNVAGVSWLWKNGSGCGACYQVRCKIPQLCDENGAYVVVTDHGAGDRTDFIMSPRGYSRLGINADASAELFKYGVVDIEYRRVPCKYNGYNILLKVHERSKNPHYLAIIILYVGGTNDITDVQLWQEDCQEWRPMRRVFGVVFDAENPPRGPIKLRLQVSGSGGLYWVESKNVISSDWEAGAVYDSQIQFD
- the LOC123908193 gene encoding histone-lysine N-methyltransferase, H3 lysine-9 specific SUVH6-like isoform X2, whose protein sequence is MEEAVTKRYPPRREVAAAIRDFPRIFGRNAPLLTTDECLREPSSAIRDFPHLCGPNAPLLTTDECLRELSSLNKKRMGQTDVKEVDNNERKLANIVQADSEGNATQRVKKMDVVEPSSEMRLALDNTREKNTQLSEKYNHHQVNINPKVVVKEENTNTVQLEGTSGRKIVLGFISKSECPWRSDLSPPKFKPALIGGPDERKGKKVDYYAQLDRSKTAVKTKHVPNHSGHVQLKKNNGNATSDCMGELVRRENNSLDPKHKNFKRVPKSYGVNVPPLGRSNFSGHQNDSMARNKVKNALRLFQVVSRKLLQEAEAKAKSNEKERRRFDLQAAKILKEKGYYVNEGDKILGSVPGVEVGDEFQYRIELNVIGLHRQIQGGIDYVKQKNKVLATSIVASGGYSDELDNTDVLIYTGQGGNVMCSDKDPEDQKLERGNLALKNSSEEKNPVRVIRGSESMDGKSKIYVYDGLYIVESCWQEMGSHGKLVYKFRLRRIPGQPALKELKKSKSKLI